From a single Paludibacter jiangxiensis genomic region:
- a CDS encoding alpha-amylase family protein, with protein sequence MSSKFIIYQLLPRLFGNTTHVNLPNGSIDINGCGKFNAITAKALKSIQELGVTHVWYTGVIEHATQTDYSEFGIRKGHSAIVKGKAGSPYAIKDYYDVDPDLATNVPTRMQEFEALVERTHKAGMKVLIDFVPNHVARQYASDAKPAGVADLGENDNTNHAFNPQNNFYYIPNQFFAGQFNLLKDEKAPYHEYPAKASGNDVFSAHPTVSDWYETVKLNYGVDYQGGHTRHFVPVPDTWTKMLDILLFWAGKQIDGFRCDMAEMVPVEFWSWVIPKVKEQFPHIIFIAEAYNPAVYRSYIDFGHFDYLYDKVGMYDTLRNITCGNESARRISVMWQRVNDILPKMLFFLENHDEQRIASRFFAGDARKALPAMIVTATLSTSVVMVYAGQELGEPAADAEGFSGDDGRTTIFDYWSVDSLRRWYNKGKCGGAHLTTEQQELRAFYQQLLNVSLQEKAIREGEMFDLMYVNCSNPRFNSDRQFAYLRKAGDELLLICVNFADTAAEVAVIIPKHAFDYLGLQENMQVGAVDLLSGVVEPEQQFSSEHPYVIKLEKYSGKILKIQESD encoded by the coding sequence ATGTCTTCTAAATTTATTATATATCAGCTACTTCCCCGCTTGTTCGGGAATACTACTCATGTCAACCTGCCCAACGGGTCAATCGATATCAACGGATGCGGCAAATTCAACGCCATCACGGCAAAAGCTCTGAAAAGCATTCAGGAACTTGGCGTGACTCATGTTTGGTACACAGGAGTGATTGAACATGCTACCCAGACCGATTATTCGGAATTCGGAATACGCAAAGGCCATTCGGCCATTGTCAAAGGAAAAGCCGGTTCGCCTTACGCCATCAAGGATTATTACGACGTGGATCCCGATTTGGCAACCAATGTTCCTACCCGGATGCAGGAATTTGAGGCTTTGGTGGAACGAACCCATAAAGCAGGAATGAAGGTGTTGATCGACTTTGTGCCTAACCATGTGGCGCGTCAGTACGCTTCGGATGCCAAACCGGCCGGTGTTGCCGATCTGGGTGAAAACGACAATACCAACCATGCTTTCAATCCGCAGAATAATTTCTACTACATTCCCAATCAGTTTTTTGCGGGACAATTCAATCTGTTGAAAGACGAAAAAGCTCCTTACCATGAATACCCGGCCAAGGCGAGCGGCAACGACGTCTTTTCGGCTCATCCTACGGTAAGCGATTGGTACGAAACGGTCAAGCTAAATTATGGTGTGGATTATCAGGGCGGTCACACCAGGCATTTCGTTCCGGTTCCTGATACCTGGACTAAAATGCTGGACATTCTGCTGTTTTGGGCAGGCAAACAAATCGACGGATTTCGTTGCGACATGGCCGAGATGGTGCCGGTGGAGTTTTGGTCATGGGTGATTCCAAAAGTAAAGGAACAGTTTCCTCATATTATTTTTATTGCCGAAGCCTATAATCCGGCTGTTTACCGCAGCTATATCGATTTCGGCCATTTCGACTATCTCTACGATAAAGTGGGGATGTACGATACCCTGCGAAATATCACTTGCGGCAACGAATCGGCTCGACGTATCAGTGTGATGTGGCAGCGGGTGAATGATATTTTGCCCAAGATGCTCTTCTTTCTCGAAAATCACGACGAGCAACGTATTGCATCCCGTTTTTTTGCAGGTGACGCCCGGAAGGCTCTTCCTGCAATGATTGTAACGGCGACCTTATCGACTTCGGTGGTGATGGTGTATGCCGGACAGGAATTGGGCGAACCGGCTGCCGATGCTGAAGGGTTTAGCGGCGATGACGGGCGGACTACGATTTTCGATTACTGGAGCGTCGATTCTTTGCGTCGATGGTACAACAAGGGCAAATGCGGCGGAGCGCATCTGACGACAGAACAACAGGAGCTGCGGGCTTTTTACCAACAGCTGCTGAACGTTTCGTTGCAGGAGAAAGCCATCCGTGAAGGCGAAATGTTCGACCTGATGTACGTCAATTGCAGTAATCCCCGCTTCAATTCCGACCGGCAGTTTGCATATCTGCGCAAAGCCGGTGACGAACTCTTGCTGATTTGTGTGAATTTTGCGGATACTGCGGCAGAAGTGGCCGTGATTATTCCCAAGCATGCCTTCGATTATCTTGGTCTGCAGGAAAATATGCAGGTTGGAGCCGTTGATTTATTATCGGGGGTAGTAGAACCTGAACAACAATTTTCTTCCGAACATCCGTATGTGATAAAACTGGAAAAATATTCCGGTAAAATATTGAAAATACAAGAATCTGATTAA
- a CDS encoding MmcQ/YjbR family DNA-binding protein, whose protein sequence is MDIISAREFCITLPHTEETFPFGEEHLVLKVGGKMYAIIALDGDSTIALKCDPELAIELREQYAAVQPGYHLNKKHWNTVLLNDTIPDAKIEEWIRLSYELTIQGLTKKVRNELML, encoded by the coding sequence ATGGATATTATTTCTGCACGGGAGTTTTGCATTACATTGCCTCACACCGAGGAGACTTTCCCTTTCGGTGAAGAGCATCTGGTGTTGAAGGTGGGTGGCAAGATGTACGCCATTATTGCTCTCGACGGCGACTCCACTATTGCCCTGAAGTGTGATCCCGAATTGGCCATCGAACTGCGGGAGCAATATGCAGCTGTGCAACCCGGTTATCACCTTAACAAAAAGCACTGGAATACCGTTTTGCTCAACGATACGATCCCCGACGCGAAAATCGAAGAATGGATTCGTTTGTCGTACGAGTTGACCATCCAAGGACTAACGAAGAAAGTGAGAAATGAATTGATGTTGTAA